In a single window of the Dinghuibacter silviterrae genome:
- a CDS encoding LLM class flavin-dependent oxidoreductase: MELGLSTFGEIHPDCVPGHAVNAHRRIQELLEEAKLADALGLDVFALGEHHRPDYVVSSPEVVLAAIAAVTKRIRLSSAVTVLSSADPVRVFQNFATLDLVSSGRAEIMAGRGSFIESFPLFGYDLDDYDELFSEKLELLLAIREKEVIAWKGKHRAAIPRLGVYPRPYQDVLPVWVAVGGTPQSVIRAGALNLPLTLAILGGMPRQFVPLVKLYREAAREAGHLVAPPLAVNAHLHIADTSDQAAEEFWPTYETLMNRIGKERGWSPLTRKQFEQLRGPEGPLLVGSVEEVVEKIIYMHGLFGNSRYLAQTISGGIPHASLMHSIELLGAQVAPAVRERLRVAPAVHE, encoded by the coding sequence ATGGAACTTGGACTCAGCACCTTTGGAGAAATACACCCGGACTGCGTGCCGGGGCATGCGGTCAACGCACACCGCCGGATACAGGAACTTTTGGAAGAGGCCAAACTGGCGGACGCGCTAGGGCTTGACGTTTTCGCTTTGGGCGAGCACCACCGTCCGGACTACGTGGTATCGTCCCCGGAAGTGGTACTCGCGGCGATCGCGGCGGTGACCAAACGGATACGGTTGTCGAGCGCGGTGACGGTCTTGAGCTCGGCGGACCCGGTCAGGGTCTTTCAAAACTTCGCCACGCTGGACCTCGTCTCCTCCGGTCGGGCGGAGATCATGGCGGGGCGTGGCTCCTTCATTGAATCCTTCCCGTTGTTCGGTTATGACCTCGACGATTATGACGAACTTTTTTCTGAAAAGCTGGAGCTGCTCCTGGCGATCCGCGAAAAGGAGGTCATCGCCTGGAAAGGTAAACACCGCGCCGCGATTCCGCGGCTGGGGGTGTATCCCAGGCCATACCAGGATGTGTTGCCCGTTTGGGTCGCGGTGGGCGGCACACCTCAATCGGTGATCCGGGCGGGGGCGTTGAACCTTCCCCTGACACTGGCCATCCTCGGCGGCATGCCCCGGCAGTTCGTGCCCCTGGTCAAGCTCTACCGGGAAGCGGCGCGCGAAGCGGGACACTTGGTGGCGCCGCCCCTGGCAGTGAACGCCCATCTCCATATCGCCGACACGTCGGACCAGGCGGCCGAGGAATTCTGGCCGACCTACGAAACGCTTATGAACCGGATCGGAAAGGAACGCGGCTGGAGCCCACTCACCCGGAAGCAATTCGAACAGTTGCGGGGACCGGAAGGTCCGTTGCTGGTGGGTAGCGTGGAAGAAGTGGTGGAAAAAATAATCTACATGCACGGCCTCTTTGGGAATTCGCGCTACCTCGCGCAGACCATTTCCGGGGGTATTCCCCACGCCAGCCTGATGCATTCCATCGAGCTGTTGGGTGCGCAGGTAGCGCCTGCAGTCAGAGAGCGGCTCCGCGTCGCGCCTGCAGTCCACGAATAG
- a CDS encoding arylesterase, with protein sequence MTRFFFVCALLLSGLLLSNCHGGGDATAPARDTVAAAPDTRKTILFFGNSLTAGYGLPETKDAFPSLLQNKIDALHLPYKTVNAGNSGETSAGGLGRIGWVLRQPVDIFVLELGANDGLRGLPVDQTSTNLQAIIDSVRLRYPHCRFLLLGMQVPPNLGQQYTADFKAIFPALAAKNNTQLVPFLLQGVGGVPTLNQGDGIHPNVEGERMVADNVWAVLKGML encoded by the coding sequence ATGACCCGCTTCTTTTTTGTCTGCGCGCTTCTCCTCTCGGGGCTTTTGTTGTCCAATTGCCACGGCGGCGGCGACGCCACCGCTCCCGCCCGCGACACCGTTGCTGCTGCTCCGGACACCCGAAAGACCATCCTTTTCTTCGGCAACAGCCTCACCGCCGGCTACGGCCTCCCGGAGACCAAAGACGCTTTTCCATCTCTTTTGCAAAATAAGATAGACGCCCTCCACCTCCCCTACAAAACCGTCAACGCCGGCAACAGCGGCGAGACCTCCGCCGGCGGCCTCGGCCGGATCGGCTGGGTCCTCCGGCAACCCGTGGATATTTTTGTGCTGGAACTCGGCGCCAACGACGGCCTCCGCGGTCTCCCCGTCGACCAAACGAGCACCAACCTCCAGGCCATCATCGACAGTGTCCGCCTGCGGTATCCCCACTGCCGCTTCCTGTTGCTCGGGATGCAGGTGCCGCCCAACCTCGGCCAGCAGTATACCGCGGACTTCAAGGCGATCTTTCCGGCGCTCGCTGCCAAGAACAATACGCAGTTGGTGCCCTTCCTCCTGCAAGGCGTTGGCGGCGTTCCCACCCTCAATCAAGGGGATGGGATACATCCCAATGTAGAAGGCGAGCGCATGGTTGCGGATAATGTATGGGCTGTACTCAAGGGCATGCTATGA
- a CDS encoding ABC transporter permease — MFRNYLTTALRNLRKNRMFTLVNVAGLAIGTLCCLYIVLYVEDQYSYDRHNIRAEDIYRIDSHFGIGGQAFSSVTTSPPIAPQLKKDFPEVEQYTRVVPTSMFGIKEHLVRYKEKAFYESDVDFVDSTFFDVFTYHFDRGTAGASLLEPYTVVLLKPTADKIFGDEDPLGKVITIDNAYGKHDFKVTGVVDESLGKSHIHANMFLAMNSNGIGAYAYSVNQWAGENFTHAYIRLAPGAHPARLETALPAFLDRYGADQLKKVGMHKKLMLQPLLSIHTTTGYIGEMTRPTGKTFLRILMLIALLIQVIACINFMNLSTARASKRAKEVGVRKVLGAGRKELVRQFLGESLLLVLIGTGIAIPLLYIALPQLNQLTGADIPLHLAGNASVWALFIAIVLSTGFLAGSYPAFYLSAFRVIKVMKGNFTSHISAGGIRRSLVVFQFTLSILLVTGIVVIRSQLHYVMQKDLGFSQDKRIVFFFRNDNAVAHMPAFVEDLRQLSSVKAVGRSTFYPSQDVSNDWPFYRPGQNPLSALDPKFYITDEHFVQAAGITLVSGRDFREGDSSRVIINETMARRLGLDPAKAPGTRLIPLNNPPVEIAGVMKDFNYASLYEDVKPFMLWCGPHGINGWSAYPSDVLVNTNTDDYSAFMEQALAIWKKDLPGEPIQYRFMSDDIQLQYEADITLANIINTFALIAVFISCLGLFGLAAFSAEQRTKEIGIRKVLGASVGGIVQLLSGDFVKPVLLGFAIATPVAWWAMHRWLQSYAYRVPLSWWMFVLGGVLALTIALLTVSLQALRAARVNPVKSLRSE; from the coding sequence ATGTTCCGCAACTACCTTACCACCGCCCTCCGCAACCTGCGAAAGAACCGGATGTTTACCCTGGTCAATGTCGCCGGTCTGGCCATCGGCACCCTTTGTTGTCTATACATTGTCTTGTATGTGGAGGACCAGTACAGCTATGACCGGCATAACATCCGGGCGGAGGACATATATCGCATCGACAGCCATTTCGGCATCGGGGGGCAGGCGTTCAGCAGCGTCACTACATCGCCTCCCATCGCCCCCCAATTGAAAAAAGATTTTCCCGAGGTGGAACAATACACCCGCGTCGTGCCTACCAGCATGTTCGGGATAAAAGAACACCTCGTCCGCTATAAGGAAAAGGCATTTTATGAAAGCGACGTGGACTTCGTGGATTCCACCTTTTTTGACGTATTTACCTATCACTTCGACAGGGGGACCGCGGGGGCAAGCCTCCTCGAACCGTATACGGTCGTTTTGCTAAAACCCACGGCCGACAAAATTTTCGGGGACGAGGATCCCCTGGGCAAGGTCATCACGATCGACAACGCCTATGGCAAACACGACTTCAAGGTCACGGGTGTGGTGGACGAAAGCCTGGGCAAGTCCCACATCCACGCCAATATGTTCCTGGCCATGAACAGCAACGGGATCGGCGCCTATGCCTATAGCGTCAACCAGTGGGCGGGGGAGAACTTCACTCATGCGTATATACGCCTTGCGCCGGGTGCCCATCCTGCCCGCCTCGAAACGGCGCTCCCGGCTTTTCTCGACCGGTATGGCGCGGACCAGCTCAAAAAGGTCGGGATGCACAAAAAGCTGATGTTGCAGCCGCTCCTTTCCATCCATACGACCACTGGCTACATCGGGGAGATGACCCGACCCACCGGAAAAACCTTTCTCCGGATACTGATGCTCATCGCCCTGCTCATCCAGGTGATTGCGTGCATCAATTTCATGAATTTGTCGACAGCCCGCGCCTCCAAAAGGGCAAAGGAAGTCGGTGTCCGCAAAGTACTGGGCGCGGGCCGGAAAGAATTGGTCCGGCAGTTCCTGGGAGAGTCTCTTTTGTTGGTGTTGATCGGGACCGGCATCGCGATACCGTTGCTGTATATCGCCCTTCCCCAACTCAACCAGCTGACAGGCGCGGACATCCCGCTACACCTCGCCGGTAACGCCAGCGTATGGGCTCTTTTTATAGCCATCGTCCTCTCAACGGGTTTCCTGGCAGGGAGCTATCCCGCCTTTTACCTCTCGGCCTTCCGGGTGATCAAGGTGATGAAAGGCAATTTTACCAGCCATATTTCCGCGGGCGGTATCCGCCGTTCCCTGGTGGTGTTTCAGTTTACCCTGTCCATCCTGTTGGTGACGGGGATCGTCGTGATCCGGAGCCAGCTCCACTACGTCATGCAAAAAGACCTGGGTTTTTCCCAGGACAAGCGCATCGTCTTTTTCTTTCGTAATGACAACGCCGTGGCGCACATGCCCGCCTTCGTGGAAGATCTTCGCCAGTTATCCTCCGTCAAGGCCGTGGGCCGGTCCACTTTTTATCCCAGCCAGGACGTTTCCAATGACTGGCCTTTTTACCGGCCCGGGCAAAATCCCCTCTCGGCGCTGGATCCGAAGTTCTACATCACCGACGAACACTTTGTCCAGGCCGCCGGTATCACGCTTGTCAGCGGGCGGGACTTTCGGGAGGGGGACTCCAGCCGCGTGATTATCAACGAAACGATGGCGCGCAGGTTGGGACTTGATCCCGCAAAGGCGCCGGGTACCCGGTTGATCCCGTTGAACAATCCACCTGTCGAGATTGCGGGTGTGATGAAGGATTTCAACTACGCCTCCTTATATGAAGACGTAAAGCCGTTTATGCTTTGGTGCGGACCCCATGGCATCAACGGATGGAGCGCCTACCCGTCCGACGTGCTCGTTAATACCAATACGGATGACTACAGCGCCTTTATGGAACAGGCACTGGCGATCTGGAAAAAAGACCTGCCGGGAGAACCCATCCAATATCGTTTTATGAGCGACGATATCCAACTCCAATACGAAGCGGACATTACCCTGGCGAACATCATCAATACGTTCGCCCTCATCGCGGTCTTTATCTCTTGTTTGGGACTCTTCGGGCTGGCAGCCTTTAGCGCCGAACAACGCACCAAGGAAATCGGCATCCGGAAGGTGCTCGGCGCCAGCGTCGGCGGGATCGTCCAATTGCTTTCCGGGGACTTTGTAAAACCGGTCCTCTTAGGTTTCGCCATCGCGACCCCTGTCGCCTGGTGGGCGATGCACCGGTGGCTCCAGTCCTACGCCTACAGGGTTCCCCTTAGCTGGTGGATGTTTGTCCTGGGTGGTGTACTGGCACTCACGATTGCCTTGCTGACCGTAAGCCTCCAGGCGTTACGGGCAGCAAGGGTTAATCCCGTGAAGAGTTTGCGGTCGGAGTAG
- a CDS encoding SDR family oxidoreductase: protein MKTALIVGAKGVIGQNLADHLRKLPDWNVIGLSRRDGGPDLIDRDDVERKLGTLTEVTHIFYAAYQDRPTWSELVAPNLAMLVNVVEVIDRVAPGLTHVSLMQGYKVYGAHLGPFKTPARETDARHMPPEFNVDQQDFLESFQQGKRWTWSALRPSAVGGVALGNPMNLAMVLAIYATMSKALRVPFRFPGKPGAYHSLLELTDAELLAKATVWAATDPRCANQAFNINNGDMFRWSELWPKIAAWFELDVAPPLPMSLETIMADKAPLWTELVRRHELYPHTYAEVSSWRFGDFVFAWDYDMIADGSKARRFGFHEFVETEAMFYRIFDDMRRQRMIP from the coding sequence ATGAAAACAGCATTGATCGTCGGCGCCAAGGGCGTGATTGGACAGAACCTCGCGGACCACCTGCGCAAACTCCCGGACTGGAATGTCATCGGGCTTTCGAGACGGGACGGAGGTCCTGACCTCATCGATCGGGACGACGTCGAGCGGAAGCTCGGTACGCTGACGGAAGTAACGCACATCTTTTACGCCGCCTACCAGGACCGTCCCACCTGGTCTGAGCTGGTGGCGCCCAACCTGGCCATGCTGGTAAACGTGGTCGAAGTGATCGACCGCGTCGCGCCCGGCTTGACGCATGTCAGCCTGATGCAGGGATATAAAGTCTATGGCGCCCACTTAGGACCCTTTAAAACACCTGCCCGGGAAACCGATGCCCGGCACATGCCCCCGGAGTTCAATGTAGACCAACAGGATTTCCTGGAATCCTTCCAGCAGGGAAAACGCTGGACCTGGTCGGCGCTCCGGCCCTCCGCGGTGGGCGGGGTGGCACTGGGCAACCCGATGAACCTGGCGATGGTTCTGGCCATTTATGCCACGATGTCGAAGGCGCTGCGCGTGCCCTTTCGTTTCCCGGGCAAACCGGGGGCATACCACAGCCTCCTGGAGCTGACGGACGCCGAACTGCTGGCCAAGGCGACCGTCTGGGCGGCCACCGATCCGCGTTGCGCCAACCAGGCCTTTAACATCAACAACGGCGATATGTTCCGCTGGAGCGAACTTTGGCCAAAGATCGCCGCCTGGTTCGAACTGGACGTCGCGCCCCCGCTACCCATGTCCCTGGAAACCATCATGGCGGATAAGGCGCCGCTATGGACCGAACTGGTACGGCGTCATGAGCTGTATCCCCATACCTACGCTGAAGTCTCCTCCTGGCGGTTTGGGGACTTTGTTTTTGCCTGGGACTACGACATGATTGCAGACGGGTCAAAGGCGAGGCGTTTCGGCTTCCATGAGTTCGTGGAAACCGAGGCGATGTTCTACCGTATTTTTGACGATATGCGGCGGCAAAGAATGATTCCTTAG
- a CDS encoding type I glyceraldehyde-3-phosphate dehydrogenase, with protein sequence MKKIALHGFGRIGRQFLRIGLSRELFIPASISDIKDEATLAALFAVDTNYGRWHEPVSGKEGSLTIGGREILYLNATRELPDWKKLGVDLVVDCTGRATQRAGAQAHLDRGAKYVLVSAPSKTLADCDAVLLKGINLDTFQPDKHHIISMGSCTTNALAAPIKVILENFGIRYGLFSTVHSYTNSQSLTDQPMKDIRDSWAAAENIIPSSSGAARALQFIWKDLKVTGKAYRVPTRTGSIAELILVTEKDCTVAEVNDAFRAAAASGPLHGVMDVLEGQWASSRIVADVHSSLMDLPLTAREGDLLSIASWYDNEWGFSNRLAEVAADIAARI encoded by the coding sequence ATGAAAAAGATCGCCCTGCACGGCTTCGGCCGTATCGGACGCCAGTTCCTTCGTATTGGCCTGTCCAGAGAACTTTTTATTCCAGCTTCCATTTCTGACATCAAGGACGAGGCTACCTTAGCCGCTCTTTTTGCCGTGGATACCAATTACGGCCGCTGGCACGAACCCGTGTCCGGAAAAGAAGGATCACTAACGATCGGTGGAAGGGAAATCCTTTACCTCAACGCCACCAGGGAACTCCCCGACTGGAAAAAGCTGGGGGTGGACCTCGTGGTGGATTGTACGGGGAGGGCCACGCAACGGGCGGGCGCACAGGCCCACCTCGACCGGGGCGCGAAGTACGTCCTGGTGAGCGCGCCTTCAAAGACCCTGGCCGATTGTGACGCGGTACTGCTGAAAGGGATCAACCTGGACACCTTTCAACCGGACAAACACCACATCATCAGCATGGGGAGCTGTACGACCAATGCGCTCGCGGCGCCGATCAAGGTCATCCTTGAAAACTTCGGCATCCGGTACGGTTTGTTTTCCACCGTGCATTCCTATACGAATTCCCAATCCCTGACCGACCAGCCGATGAAGGACATCCGGGATTCCTGGGCCGCCGCGGAAAACATCATCCCCTCCTCCTCCGGCGCGGCCAGGGCGCTTCAATTTATCTGGAAGGACCTGAAGGTCACGGGCAAGGCGTACCGCGTACCCACCCGTACGGGCAGCATTGCCGAGCTCATTCTTGTCACCGAAAAAGACTGTACGGTGGCGGAGGTCAACGATGCCTTCCGGGCCGCCGCCGCGTCAGGCCCCCTGCACGGCGTGATGGACGTGCTGGAAGGTCAGTGGGCTTCGTCCAGGATCGTCGCCGATGTACATTCTTCGTTGATGGACCTGCCGCTCACGGCGCGGGAAGGTGATCTGCTGTCGATTGCTTCCTGGTACGACAATGAATGGGGGTTCTCCAACCGGCTGGCCGAAGTGGCCGCGGATATTGCTGCGCGGATCTAA
- a CDS encoding ABC transporter ATP-binding protein translates to MSDILSVRSLRKTYQSAGKTLTVLQDIDFTFDTGSTNAIIGPSGSGKTTLLGICAGLDRPTSGDVVLAGQELSRLSEDELAALRNRSVGFIFQNFQLMPSLTAVENVMVPLELRKDREARAKAMDLLDRVGLSDRSHHYPIQLSGGEQQRVALARAFSNQPTILFADEPTGNLDAETSDKVVQLLFGLNREVGTTLVLVTHNAELAAQTQRVIRIKGGRLV, encoded by the coding sequence GTGTCAGACATCCTCTCGGTCCGCAGCCTTCGGAAGACCTACCAGAGCGCAGGAAAGACCCTCACCGTTTTACAAGACATCGACTTTACCTTCGATACCGGTTCGACCAACGCCATCATCGGTCCCTCGGGGAGTGGGAAAACCACCCTGCTCGGGATCTGTGCCGGTCTCGACCGCCCCACCTCCGGTGACGTCGTCCTGGCGGGACAGGAGCTCAGCCGGTTGTCCGAGGACGAGCTCGCGGCGTTGCGCAACCGCTCCGTCGGTTTTATTTTCCAGAATTTCCAGCTCATGCCCAGCCTGACCGCGGTGGAAAACGTGATGGTCCCCCTCGAACTCCGGAAAGACCGGGAGGCCCGCGCCAAGGCCATGGACCTCCTCGACCGCGTTGGTTTGTCGGACCGTTCCCACCACTATCCCATCCAATTGTCCGGTGGCGAACAGCAACGGGTGGCCCTTGCCCGGGCGTTCTCCAATCAGCCCACCATTCTTTTTGCCGACGAACCCACCGGCAACCTCGACGCAGAAACCAGCGATAAAGTTGTCCAGTTGCTCTTTGGTCTCAACCGGGAGGTGGGTACCACCCTCGTGCTCGTCACCCACAATGCCGAGCTCGCCGCCCAGACCCAGCGCGTCATCCGGATAAAGGGAGGGCGGCTCGTATGA
- a CDS encoding ABC transporter permease produces MNWILRMAYRDSRRNRSRLLLFMGSISAGIAALVAIYSFGYDLRRNVDEQAASLIGADLTLSSNRVPGPRAAAFIDSLATPGTARSDEENFGSMALFPRTGSTRLVQVRALAGAYPYYGSLETTPVGAATAFQPAHAALVEKSLALQFNVRPGDSVQIGNHTFPVAGTLESYPGGNGLTATMAPVVYIPLSDMASTGLNQVGSRARYSYYFHFKPGTDVDKLASDLEPEFERDSLRYETVAMRKESTGRVFTDLTRFMSLVGFLALLLGCIGVASAIQIYIREKTATIAVMRCLGVTVRKAFLIYLLQVAGIGLIGALIGAVVGVGVQQLLPRVMKDVLPITITTAVSWAAIGQGIALGLIMALVFGLLPLLSIRRITPLYTLRSSYEHGPRTKDPWRWPVYVLVLAFIAGFTWLQLRQKAPTFFFTFGLLLAYFLLSLVGRFLMAILRRITRTSWSFPVRQGFANLYRPNNQTLILVVSIGLSTALVCTLLFIQQIIVHQLVLSSSKSQANMIVFDIQARQEKGVDSLLHARGLPIIEKVPIVTLRYTSIKGKTSADSGRLWHAFNEELRVTYRDHLTNTETITDGKWTGQAGSPGTPVPVSLEERYAQNLGLKPGDSLVFNVQGIPVEATVGSLRKVEWNRMQTNFRIVFPTGVLEQAPQFRVLLTRTPSTEAAAGARQAIVRAFPTVSVIDLGLILSVLDSLLDKINYVIRFMAAFSMVTGLIVLIASVRNSKYQRIQESVLLRTLGAGRRTVFSINALEYIFLGFLSGLTGILIALVASWCQARFLFKLPFAISYGPPLVLLVLVSLLTMTVGLLNSRGILNRSTLEVLRNEV; encoded by the coding sequence ATGAATTGGATTCTTCGCATGGCCTATAGGGACAGCCGGCGCAACCGCTCCCGTCTCCTGCTCTTTATGGGCTCCATCAGCGCGGGGATTGCCGCCCTGGTGGCGATCTATTCTTTTGGCTACGATTTGAGGCGCAATGTCGATGAACAGGCAGCGTCGCTGATCGGGGCGGACCTGACGCTGTCTTCCAACAGGGTGCCGGGGCCGCGTGCGGCGGCGTTCATCGACTCGCTGGCGACTCCTGGAACCGCCCGCTCTGACGAAGAAAACTTCGGCTCGATGGCCCTTTTCCCCCGCACCGGCTCCACCCGCCTGGTACAGGTCCGGGCGCTCGCCGGCGCCTATCCCTACTACGGCAGCCTGGAGACCACGCCCGTCGGCGCCGCCACCGCGTTCCAGCCCGCGCACGCCGCCCTGGTCGAAAAATCCCTGGCCCTCCAGTTCAACGTCCGCCCCGGTGATTCGGTCCAGATCGGCAACCATACGTTCCCGGTAGCCGGCACCCTCGAAAGCTATCCGGGTGGCAACGGGCTCACGGCGACCATGGCCCCCGTCGTCTATATCCCGCTCAGCGACATGGCGTCCACCGGGCTCAACCAGGTTGGGTCCCGCGCCAGGTATAGTTACTACTTCCACTTCAAACCGGGAACCGACGTCGACAAACTCGCCAGCGACCTCGAACCCGAATTCGAGCGGGATTCCCTCCGCTACGAAACCGTGGCCATGCGCAAAGAATCCACCGGCCGCGTCTTTACCGACCTCACCCGTTTTATGTCCCTGGTCGGTTTCCTCGCCCTTTTGCTCGGGTGTATCGGCGTCGCCAGTGCCATCCAGATTTATATCCGGGAGAAAACCGCCACCATCGCAGTGATGCGCTGCCTGGGCGTTACCGTCCGCAAAGCCTTTTTGATTTATCTCCTCCAGGTCGCCGGTATCGGTTTGATCGGCGCGCTGATCGGCGCGGTGGTCGGGGTAGGGGTCCAGCAGCTCCTGCCGCGCGTCATGAAGGACGTCCTCCCCATCACCATCACCACCGCCGTTTCCTGGGCCGCGATCGGGCAGGGGATCGCGCTCGGGCTCATCATGGCCCTTGTTTTTGGGTTGTTGCCCCTGCTCTCCATCCGGCGCATCACCCCCCTGTATACGCTGCGGTCCTCTTATGAGCACGGCCCCCGCACCAAAGACCCCTGGCGGTGGCCCGTTTACGTCCTGGTGCTGGCCTTTATCGCCGGGTTCACCTGGCTCCAGCTTCGCCAGAAAGCACCCACGTTCTTTTTTACATTTGGACTCCTGTTGGCGTATTTCCTGCTCAGCCTCGTCGGCCGTTTCCTCATGGCTATCCTGAGACGGATCACCCGGACTTCCTGGAGCTTCCCGGTACGTCAGGGTTTTGCCAACCTCTACCGGCCCAACAACCAGACCCTCATCCTCGTCGTCTCCATCGGTCTCAGCACGGCCCTTGTCTGCACCCTGTTGTTTATCCAGCAGATCATCGTCCACCAGCTCGTCCTTTCTTCAAGCAAGAGCCAGGCCAACATGATCGTCTTCGACATCCAGGCCCGCCAGGAAAAAGGCGTCGACTCCCTCCTCCACGCCCGCGGGCTCCCCATCATCGAAAAGGTCCCCATCGTCACGCTGCGTTATACCTCCATCAAAGGGAAAACATCCGCCGACAGCGGCCGCCTATGGCACGCGTTTAACGAAGAACTTCGCGTCACTTACCGCGATCACCTCACCAATACCGAGACCATCACCGATGGTAAATGGACCGGCCAGGCGGGCTCCCCCGGTACCCCTGTCCCGGTTTCCCTCGAAGAACGCTACGCTCAAAACCTCGGTCTCAAACCGGGAGATTCCCTCGTCTTCAACGTCCAGGGCATCCCCGTCGAGGCTACGGTAGGATCCTTGCGCAAGGTCGAATGGAACCGAATGCAAACCAATTTCCGCATCGTGTTCCCCACCGGTGTGCTCGAACAAGCCCCTCAGTTCCGCGTCCTGCTGACCCGTACGCCCTCCACCGAAGCCGCCGCCGGCGCCCGCCAGGCGATCGTCCGCGCCTTCCCCACCGTATCCGTCATCGACCTCGGGCTCATTTTGTCCGTCCTCGACAGCCTCCTCGACAAGATCAACTACGTCATCCGTTTCATGGCCGCCTTTAGCATGGTCACCGGTCTCATCGTCCTTATCGCGTCCGTCCGCAACAGCAAATACCAGCGCATCCAGGAAAGCGTCCTCTTGCGCACCCTTGGCGCCGGCCGCCGCACCGTTTTTAGCATCAACGCCCTTGAATATATTTTCCTTGGCTTTTTGTCCGGCCTGACCGGCATCCTCATCGCCCTCGTTGCCAGTTGGTGCCAGGCCCGTTTTTTGTTCAAGCTGCCTTTTGCCATCTCCTACGGACCACCCCTGGTGCTGCTCGTGCTCGTGTCCCTGCTCACCATGACCGTGGGGCTGCTCAACAGCCGCGGTATCCTTAACCGGTCTACGTTGGAGGTATTGCGTAATGAAGTATGA
- a CDS encoding AraC family transcriptional regulator, which translates to MKRYLQYDRLKIDHFVTRRWKHPLHNHNHFELIFVHRGKGTHCLSGLHIPFEGPSLFLLSPHDVHRFVLEKETEFTFIKFSEQYLRPMTECRGSLLHNAPDTDKAERICRLILDAQQDEGGTVFFLIQALLSLAKRPSLAVAGKHADKVTGLLQYIHQHIYCPAYTQAEHLAAVFGFSAHYLGPFFRTHTGVTLREYVGRYKFQHIRNRLLHSSLSIKEISNELGFTDLSHFNKFFRARAGMTPTRFRAGGSER; encoded by the coding sequence ATGAAACGCTACCTGCAGTACGACCGCCTGAAGATCGATCACTTCGTGACCCGGCGGTGGAAACACCCGCTTCATAACCACAACCATTTCGAGTTGATCTTCGTGCATAGGGGCAAGGGCACACACTGCCTTTCGGGCCTGCATATCCCCTTCGAAGGCCCCAGTCTTTTCCTGTTGTCCCCTCATGACGTCCACCGGTTCGTCCTGGAGAAGGAAACGGAATTCACCTTTATAAAGTTTTCGGAGCAGTATTTGCGCCCTATGACCGAGTGCCGTGGCTCGCTCCTGCACAACGCACCGGATACAGATAAAGCGGAACGGATCTGCCGGTTGATCCTTGACGCGCAGCAGGATGAAGGCGGCACGGTTTTTTTCCTCATCCAAGCCCTGCTGTCTCTTGCGAAGCGCCCGTCTTTAGCAGTTGCGGGCAAACACGCCGACAAGGTTACCGGGCTTCTTCAATATATTCATCAGCACATCTATTGCCCCGCCTATACACAAGCTGAACACCTCGCAGCGGTCTTCGGTTTTTCCGCCCACTATCTCGGCCCTTTTTTCCGGACCCATACCGGCGTTACGCTGCGGGAATACGTCGGCCGGTACAAGTTCCAGCACATCCGAAACCGGCTCCTGCACAGCTCGTTGTCCATAAAGGAGATCAGCAATGAGCTGGGTTTTACCGACCTGAGCCATTTCAACAAGTTTTTCCGGGCACGCGCGGGGATGACACCCACGCGTTTCCGGGCGGGCGGATCTGAACGATGA